The Clostridiales bacterium DNA segment TAAACTAGATGTTGTATTAAACAGTTGATCTGAAAAAACCGGTATTGTAAGGGGGAATATAATATATGTCAGGACATTCAAAATGGCATAATATACAGGCGAGGAAGGGCAAACAGGATGCTGCTCGCGGGAGGATGTTTACAAAGATAGGTAAAGAACTATTAGTAGCCGCAAAAGAAGGCGGAGGAAATCCCGATGCGAATTCTAAATTGAAGGATACTATTGCAAAGGCCAAAGCGGTAAACATGCCGATGGATACGATAATGCGGGCGATAAAGAGAGGAACGGGGGAAGGAGAAAACATAGTTTATGAGGAAATAAACTATGAAGGTTACGGACCGGCCGGAGTTGCCATTATTGTCAACGCATTGACGGATAATAAAAACAGAACGGCTTCCAATGTAAGGCATACATTCGAAAGAAGCGGCGGAAGTCTTGGAGCCAGCGGTTGTGTATCATGGATGTTTGAAAGAAAGGGTATTTTAGTCGTTGAGAAAAAAGACGGGATAGATGAAGATGAACTTATGATGGAAGCGATAGATGCAGGCGCGGAAGATTTTAATTCTGACGGCGACATTTTTGAGATCACGACATCTCCGGAGGATTTTTCATCCGTGCGTCAAGCCCTTGAAAACAAGGAAATAGGATTTATTTCTGCGGAGATATCCATGGTGCCTAATAATAATGTGACACTCGATGCTGAAAATGCTGAGAAAGTTGAAAAACTTATTGACAGGCTTGAGGAAGACGATGATGTTCAAAACGTCTGGCATAATGCAGAATTCCCTGAAGGATGGGGAGAATAAATAAAAGAGAGCAAGTGGCTCTCTTTTATTTATTCTCAGGTACAAATGTTGCACAGTCCGTCGTTTGGGAATCCCAGGAATTTGGTGATTGTATCTCAATATGCTCTGCGGTACAATGATCGCCCATTCCGTAATAATGGCATGTATTAACCACGCATTTGACTCTGTTTATCGGATTGTCATCCTTTTTGATTCTGCCTTCCATAAAGATCACTCCCTTTATTTTAATTTCAAAATTATTATTAGAAATAATATAAATTTTATTCGTTCCGATATTAAAAATTTAGCAGCACGTATATTATTTTAGCAGCATGGATATAATACTTCCCTGTATAATGCGCAGAGATAAAGCAAATATACAGGAGAGTGTAAAAAATATGCTGGGAAGATATAAAAAGAGACTTCTGATAATTTTAAGTTCTATTATTTTAATAGCGGCCGCTTTTGGATACGGATATTATGTTACGATGAAGAAGATATTGAAAGAGGCCCCGCAGCCAAAACCTGGCGAAAGGATCGATGTAAAGGAAAAAACACCTGTGAACATCGATGAAAAGGGGACGGCGCAGTTTCCTTCAGGAGACAGGGTTACGCCGTCGACAGTTTTAGTTGAGAAGATAGTATCTATAAATACCGGTAACATAATAGAAAATGATCCGAAATCCGTTCCTGATGAAATTGTTAATTTTGATGAGGAACAGGTAAAAGATTATTTCAGCGATTATGATGCGGTTATGTTCAGCAAGGATAAAATAACAGTTGAAAGAAAGTTCCCAAACTTGCCCGACTGTTTTTTAGTAAAATTGGAGGATGACATTATTAAAGTATTCGTGACTGATGATGAGGGGCAGGCAGTTATTTTCAACGATTTTACCCCGGTACGGTGTAAAAATAAAGATGAAACTATTGAAAAGGGGATAGAAGTTAAAACTCTTGACGAAGTATACAGCGCAATAAGCGATTATGAATAACCTAAAATAATATTCTTCAAATAATCGATATGCACCCATAGATCATTTCATGTTGCAGTTTATCGGATTTAATGTAAAATATAAGAGAACGGTAATACGAATAAATGTTTGGGTGGGGATTTGACAGATGATAATACTTGGAATCGATCCTGGTATTGCAATACTTGGCTATGGTGTTATAAAATATGAAAAGGATAAGCTTTATATGATAAATTATGGCGCATTGATTACAAAGCCGAGTTCGACGATGCCTGAAAGGCTTTCCATATTATACAGGGGATTAAAAGATATAATAAATAAATATAAACCGGATGATCTGGCAGTTGAGGAATTATTTTTCAATAAAAACGTCAAGACGGCTCTAACTGTTGGACATGCAAGGGGGGTTTCGCTGCTTTGCGCATATGAGGCAGGCCTTAATATATTCGAATATACGCCGCTTCAGGTAAAGCAATCCATTGTAGGTTATGGAAGAGCGGATAAAATGCAAATACAGCAGATGGTAAAAGCTATATTGGGTCTAAAAACCATTCCGAAGCCCGATGACGCGGCCGACGCTTTAGCGATAGCTATATGCCATGCTCATTCAAGCCATGTACCGGATATGTTCAGGATAAAATAGGGGAGAATAAGTTTATGATTGACTATATTAAAGGAACATTCGAAGATTCTGGCAAAGATTATATTGTAATAGATAATAACGGAATAGGATACAAGATATTTGTGTCAAGTTCAACTATAGCTAAAATCAATCAATTGAATGCAAGCATTAAGATATATACATATTTTCACGTAAGGGAAGATGCGGTAGTCCTCTTCG contains these protein-coding regions:
- a CDS encoding YebC/PmpR family DNA-binding transcriptional regulator, whose product is MSGHSKWHNIQARKGKQDAARGRMFTKIGKELLVAAKEGGGNPDANSKLKDTIAKAKAVNMPMDTIMRAIKRGTGEGENIVYEEINYEGYGPAGVAIIVNALTDNKNRTASNVRHTFERSGGSLGASGCVSWMFERKGILVVEKKDGIDEDELMMEAIDAGAEDFNSDGDIFEITTSPEDFSSVRQALENKEIGFISAEISMVPNNNVTLDAENAEKVEKLIDRLEEDDDVQNVWHNAEFPEGWGE
- a CDS encoding DUF1540 domain-containing protein yields the protein MEGRIKKDDNPINRVKCVVNTCHYYGMGDHCTAEHIEIQSPNSWDSQTTDCATFVPENK
- the ruvC gene encoding crossover junction endodeoxyribonuclease RuvC, encoding MIILGIDPGIAILGYGVIKYEKDKLYMINYGALITKPSSTMPERLSILYRGLKDIINKYKPDDLAVEELFFNKNVKTALTVGHARGVSLLCAYEAGLNIFEYTPLQVKQSIVGYGRADKMQIQQMVKAILGLKTIPKPDDAADALAIAICHAHSSHVPDMFRIK